In one Echinicola marina genomic region, the following are encoded:
- a CDS encoding SusC/RagA family TonB-linked outer membrane protein — MDQTLRNRGSNKVLPNFCPIRILPKIVLLLISLFLINANASFAQSIVKGLVKDDKGDALPGVSVLIKGTSRGTVTNIDGLYELSISSSDIDGKLIFSFLGYETQELSIDGRSEINVTLSQTLETLGEVVVVGYGTLDKKELTSAVTHVSSEELLTVAANNPLMSLQGKVAGLSISNSASADPNSGPSIQLRGVSSRDAGLGPLIVINGFPGGSLENINQNDIESIDVLKGGAASAIYGTRGSNGVIIITTKSGKGESSAEYNGYTSFDFLNKPLRSLSAEEFVAHERGNDYGYQTNWLNEVTRDYALTQQHTLSLSGGDSRNSFRATIDYRDGEGIDTRSKRNEYGARLMYQHTAKSNLYKVNINVAPRFTKRRNADYDVFNQALTLNPTIPVRDPDSPSSYFNIQSGYSAPYNIRERLDLELSGSEEKVIDWNGSFTLNILPTLDTKITLGQSTADYFDFFFRPSYSTYAINNEGGDNSASRNYNKNDTRSFEWIGNYYFSNDKHDLKALAGYSYQYFENSGINISNRDFPSDAFTYNNIGTGLYNQEEGRLGMGSYKNSSKLIAFFGRVNYSFKGKYMASASLRHEGSSKFGYDNKWGSFPALSVGWRISDEAFAQGISWLEDLKIRADYGVTGNQNFGNYLSLDTYTGYGYYPINGEFYQVWGPNQNTNYNLRWETAKNFNVGLDFGLWDNKISGSINYYNRKNEDLLGYYNVQLPPNLVGSTYANVGTMENSGLEIQLNATIVDQGDFRYQMSFVGATNQNKFVSFSNDQFEGQSFLDVVGMPAPGSPGTAQRLEEGRRVGSFYMLESAGVSDNGELLVYNNEGDVITADRASDEDKRYVGNGLPRFTGSIGNNFTYKNWDASIFLRGNFGYEIFNTLAFYIGTPATQSEANVLETAYDGEKYSRLTSSSTSAVLSDYFLEKGDFVKLDNISLGYTFDVQSKYVRSIRFYGAARNLATFTSFKGGDPDAYPVNGLYPGINASRAYYPSTSQVIFGANFRF, encoded by the coding sequence ATGGACCAAACTCTACGCAATCGAGGGAGTAACAAGGTACTTCCTAATTTCTGTCCAATCAGGATATTGCCCAAAATTGTTTTACTTCTTATAAGTTTATTTTTAATCAATGCCAATGCTTCCTTTGCTCAATCGATAGTAAAAGGACTTGTAAAAGATGACAAAGGAGATGCATTGCCTGGTGTAAGTGTCTTGATTAAGGGAACAAGCCGGGGAACTGTTACCAATATAGATGGGCTTTATGAGTTAAGTATCTCATCATCTGATATTGATGGAAAATTAATTTTTAGTTTTTTGGGTTACGAAACTCAGGAATTATCAATTGATGGACGATCTGAAATTAATGTAACGCTTTCGCAAACATTAGAAACTCTGGGAGAAGTAGTCGTTGTAGGTTACGGTACCTTGGACAAAAAAGAACTAACCAGTGCCGTTACACATGTTAGTAGTGAAGAACTCTTAACAGTCGCTGCTAATAATCCCTTAATGTCCTTACAAGGAAAAGTTGCTGGTTTGAGCATTTCTAATTCGGCTAGTGCAGATCCTAATTCAGGCCCTAGTATCCAACTTAGAGGTGTTTCCTCTCGGGATGCTGGACTAGGCCCTTTAATTGTCATCAATGGTTTCCCGGGCGGGAGTTTGGAAAATATTAATCAAAATGATATTGAATCAATTGATGTCTTAAAAGGCGGTGCAGCATCAGCTATTTATGGAACTAGAGGAAGCAATGGGGTAATTATCATTACTACCAAATCGGGAAAAGGAGAATCTAGTGCCGAATATAATGGATATACCTCATTTGATTTTCTAAATAAGCCATTGAGATCCCTCTCTGCGGAAGAATTTGTAGCCCATGAAAGGGGGAATGATTATGGTTACCAAACTAATTGGTTAAATGAAGTGACCAGAGATTATGCATTGACACAGCAGCACACCTTGTCCTTGTCAGGCGGAGATAGCCGAAATAGTTTCAGAGCAACTATAGACTATAGAGATGGTGAAGGGATAGATACCCGGTCAAAGAGAAATGAATATGGTGCAAGGTTGATGTACCAACATACAGCAAAAAGTAATTTATACAAAGTAAATATCAATGTTGCACCTCGCTTTACCAAGAGAAGAAATGCTGATTATGACGTGTTTAACCAAGCTCTCACCCTCAATCCTACGATTCCTGTAAGGGATCCTGACAGCCCATCCAGTTATTTTAACATTCAAAGTGGCTATAGTGCGCCCTATAATATTCGGGAAAGATTGGATTTGGAATTGAGTGGAAGTGAGGAAAAGGTAATTGATTGGAACGGAAGTTTTACCCTGAACATCCTACCTACTTTAGATACTAAAATCACCTTGGGTCAATCCACTGCTGATTATTTTGACTTTTTCTTTAGACCTTCTTATTCCACCTATGCTATTAACAACGAAGGTGGCGACAACTCCGCATCGCGAAATTATAATAAAAACGATACCCGTAGTTTTGAATGGATAGGCAACTATTATTTCAGCAATGATAAGCATGATCTAAAAGCCCTTGCCGGTTATTCCTATCAGTACTTTGAAAATTCCGGCATCAATATTTCTAACAGGGATTTCCCAAGTGATGCTTTTACCTATAATAATATTGGAACAGGATTGTATAATCAGGAAGAAGGAAGACTGGGAATGGGCAGTTATAAAAACTCCTCTAAACTCATTGCCTTTTTTGGAAGAGTAAACTATTCCTTCAAAGGAAAATACATGGCCTCAGCCAGTTTGCGGCATGAGGGATCATCCAAGTTTGGTTATGATAATAAATGGGGAAGTTTTCCTGCATTATCTGTAGGCTGGAGGATTAGTGATGAAGCCTTTGCTCAAGGCATTTCATGGCTTGAGGATTTGAAGATAAGGGCTGACTATGGTGTGACCGGAAACCAAAATTTTGGCAATTACCTTTCTTTGGACACTTATACTGGCTATGGTTACTACCCTATCAATGGCGAATTTTACCAAGTATGGGGGCCAAACCAAAACACCAACTATAACCTCAGATGGGAGACTGCCAAAAACTTTAATGTCGGATTGGATTTTGGTCTTTGGGACAATAAAATATCTGGTAGCATCAATTATTATAACAGAAAAAACGAAGATCTTTTAGGGTATTACAATGTCCAACTTCCCCCGAACCTCGTTGGTTCTACCTATGCCAATGTAGGTACCATGGAGAATTCAGGACTTGAAATTCAGTTAAATGCCACCATCGTCGATCAAGGTGACTTTAGATACCAAATGTCCTTTGTTGGCGCAACCAACCAGAACAAATTCGTTTCGTTCTCAAATGATCAATTTGAAGGACAAAGCTTCCTCGATGTGGTGGGCATGCCAGCCCCTGGTTCTCCAGGAACAGCCCAAAGATTAGAAGAAGGCAGAAGAGTGGGATCATTTTATATGCTAGAATCAGCAGGGGTGAGTGACAATGGTGAACTTCTAGTCTATAACAATGAAGGTGATGTAATTACTGCTGACAGAGCGTCTGATGAAGACAAACGATATGTAGGAAACGGTTTGCCGCGATTTACCGGCAGTATTGGCAATAACTTCACCTATAAGAACTGGGATGCAAGTATATTCCTAAGGGGTAATTTTGGTTATGAAATTTTCAATACACTGGCCTTTTATATAGGTACTCCTGCTACACAGTCAGAAGCCAATGTCTTGGAAACGGCTTATGATGGAGAAAAATATTCTCGACTGACTAGCAGTAGCACCTCAGCGGTTCTTTCAGATTATTTTCTTGAAAAGGGAGATTTTGTCAAACTTGACAATATTTCACTAGGTTATACCTTTGATGTTCAGTCAAAGTATGTCCGTTCGATAAGGTTTTATGGTGCAGCCAGGAACTTGGCGACTTTTACATCATTTAAAGGAGGAGATCCAGATGCATATCCCGTCAATGGGCTTTATCCAGGAATCAATGCCTCCAGAGCATATTATCCATCTACCTCACAGGTGATTTTTGGTGCAAACTTTAGATTCTAA
- a CDS encoding NAD(P)/FAD-dependent oxidoreductase produces MDIQNNFEVIIIGGSYAGLSAAMSLGRSLRKVLVIDSGLPCNRQSPHSHNFITQDGVKPSEIAVKAKTQVLEYRTVQFLEDIATEGQQLKGSFLIRTAKGNAYTAKKLIFATGIKDIMPDIKGFADCWGISVVHCPYCHGFEIRQKKTGIMANGEKAMHISPLVANLTDKLSILTTGEANLDKEQLSKLEKHHISIIEKEIAEFVHENGQIKHVVFKDGSSEDFEALYATIPFSQHSNIPASLGCEISEDGYIKVDGMQKTSVEGVLACGDNSTGMRSVANAVAKGNIAGAVVNMELVQENF; encoded by the coding sequence ATGGATATTCAAAACAATTTCGAAGTAATTATCATTGGAGGCAGCTATGCCGGGCTTTCTGCGGCCATGAGCCTAGGGAGATCATTAAGAAAAGTACTGGTCATAGACAGTGGTCTCCCCTGCAATAGACAAAGCCCACATTCCCATAATTTCATTACGCAAGACGGTGTAAAGCCCAGTGAAATTGCTGTCAAAGCCAAAACTCAGGTTTTAGAATATAGAACCGTACAATTCTTGGAAGACATAGCCACTGAAGGACAGCAACTCAAAGGCTCTTTTTTAATTCGCACGGCCAAAGGAAATGCATACACCGCAAAAAAACTCATCTTTGCAACAGGCATAAAAGACATTATGCCTGATATTAAAGGTTTTGCGGATTGTTGGGGTATTTCAGTGGTTCATTGTCCCTATTGCCATGGCTTTGAAATCCGCCAAAAGAAAACAGGGATCATGGCAAATGGAGAAAAGGCAATGCACATAAGTCCGTTGGTCGCTAATCTCACCGATAAACTAAGCATATTGACCACTGGAGAGGCCAACTTGGACAAAGAGCAGCTTTCAAAGCTCGAAAAGCACCATATTAGCATTATTGAAAAGGAAATAGCTGAATTCGTTCATGAAAACGGCCAAATCAAACATGTAGTTTTTAAGGACGGAAGTAGTGAAGACTTCGAAGCCTTATATGCAACGATTCCCTTCAGCCAGCATTCCAATATCCCCGCTTCATTGGGCTGTGAAATAAGTGAAGATGGCTATATCAAGGTTGATGGAATGCAGAAAACAAGTGTCGAGGGAGTGTTGGCCTGTGGGGATAATAGCACTGGAATGCGCTCTGTGGCCAATGCTGTAGCGAAGGGAAATATTGCCGGAGCCGTAGTGAATATGGAGCTGGTTCAAGAAAATTTTTAA
- a CDS encoding heme-binding domain-containing protein: MKKLFLLPLAAIIGLLFFQGTQKSELSSNPELEVAGKKIPKKVMAVVDQKCYGCHNPDARSEKAKSKLDWDALQTLSKSEQSEAKDKIYEVLSEGNMPPRKFLENKPEGKLSEDELALLMKWSKTKRK, translated from the coding sequence ATGAAAAAATTATTCTTACTTCCATTGGCCGCAATCATTGGCCTATTGTTCTTTCAGGGAACCCAAAAATCTGAGTTGAGCAGTAATCCAGAATTAGAGGTAGCTGGGAAAAAAATCCCCAAAAAAGTAATGGCAGTAGTAGATCAAAAATGCTATGGATGCCATAACCCAGATGCTAGAAGTGAAAAAGCAAAGTCCAAGTTGGATTGGGATGCTTTACAGACTCTAAGTAAATCCGAGCAGTCAGAAGCAAAAGATAAAATCTACGAGGTACTTTCCGAAGGCAATATGCCTCCTAGAAAATTCTTGGAAAACAAGCCTGAAGGCAAATTATCAGAGGACGAATTGGCCCTGCTTATGAAATGGAGCAAGACCAAAAGGAAGTAA
- a CDS encoding DUF6377 domain-containing protein — MKNLLILFSLFIVCHNSSGQEDRDSLIRQLEWSLIKIDSFTSHKTNKIILIKDRLKSTSSLEDRYRLTKMLSKEYQAYRYDSALKYASRRISLALDIEDEQEIFEAKLDNIFVLRSGGLFKEALDSLKSIDISILNDSSRIGFLEESARTYLNLTDYIGDNFYSPIYRQNGIDSLKKALQFLNITQAQYSWITGSLAEADWAPEAIKDSYKYLLHNFRLTKHELARANNSIGQSYWSVGDEEIAELYFIKAAIYDIHSNTKETVALMNLSTLLFRKGETERAYNFIQQAAEDASFYGSKQRKLQVAQILPEIEAYRQAEIKYKNNQLLFITLVLLGVGIIIAFFLFTIYRQNKKLKTARKELANSNTKLVAANDELLESNKIKEEYIVYSFDKEAQHLKKLEMVSRSINRKLLDRKFDDIHSIIDSLQLKDKTANFYKDLDHVFLSIFPHFLESFNTFFEPEDQFLIKDSNQLPSEIRIFALMRLGIRDYEKIAGILNYSLRTIYNYKNKVKSKSILPNDEFDNAVMNIKALSIS; from the coding sequence ATGAAGAATTTACTGATATTATTTTCTCTTTTTATAGTGTGCCATAATTCCTCTGGGCAAGAGGATAGAGATAGTTTAATACGCCAATTGGAATGGTCTTTAATAAAAATTGATAGTTTTACCAGTCATAAAACGAACAAAATTATTTTAATAAAAGATAGATTAAAAAGCACCTCATCATTAGAGGATCGTTACCGTTTGACTAAAATGTTGAGCAAAGAATATCAAGCTTATCGGTACGATTCAGCCTTGAAATATGCCTCTCGAAGAATCAGTCTGGCGCTAGATATCGAAGATGAGCAGGAAATATTCGAGGCTAAACTTGATAATATTTTTGTTCTCCGGTCTGGAGGCTTATTTAAGGAAGCGCTTGATTCATTAAAAAGCATAGATATTTCCATTTTGAATGATAGTAGCAGGATAGGATTTCTGGAAGAGTCTGCAAGAACTTATCTGAATTTGACCGATTACATTGGTGACAATTTTTACTCCCCCATTTATAGGCAGAACGGAATAGATAGTCTTAAAAAAGCACTCCAGTTTTTAAATATTACACAAGCACAGTATAGTTGGATTACGGGATCTTTGGCTGAAGCCGATTGGGCACCAGAAGCAATCAAAGATTCCTATAAGTATTTGTTGCATAACTTCAGATTGACAAAACATGAATTAGCAAGAGCCAATAATTCTATCGGTCAGTCTTACTGGTCTGTGGGTGATGAAGAAATTGCTGAGTTATATTTTATAAAAGCAGCGATCTATGATATTCATTCTAACACAAAGGAAACCGTAGCGCTGATGAATTTATCGACATTACTATTTCGGAAAGGAGAAACTGAAAGGGCTTATAATTTTATTCAACAAGCTGCTGAGGATGCAAGTTTTTATGGTTCAAAACAGCGAAAGTTGCAAGTCGCTCAAATATTACCTGAAATAGAAGCTTACAGGCAAGCTGAAATCAAATATAAAAATAACCAACTTCTCTTTATTACATTGGTATTATTAGGAGTAGGAATTATAATAGCATTTTTCCTTTTTACGATTTATCGACAAAACAAAAAACTAAAAACTGCAAGGAAAGAATTAGCCAATTCCAATACAAAACTAGTTGCCGCTAACGATGAACTGTTAGAGTCCAATAAAATTAAAGAAGAGTATATTGTTTATTCTTTTGACAAGGAAGCACAGCACTTAAAAAAACTGGAAATGGTAAGTCGATCTATCAATAGGAAACTTTTGGATAGGAAATTCGATGATATTCATTCTATTATTGATTCTCTTCAATTAAAGGATAAAACGGCTAATTTTTACAAAGACTTGGATCATGTTTTTCTTTCTATTTTCCCGCATTTTCTAGAAAGCTTCAACACATTCTTTGAGCCTGAAGATCAGTTTTTAATAAAAGACAGTAATCAACTACCTTCGGAAATTAGAATTTTTGCATTGATGCGCTTGGGAATAAGGGACTACGAAAAGATAGCTGGTATCCTTAATTATTCTTTAAGAACTATATATAACTATAAAAATAAAGTAAAAAGTAAATCCATACTTCCCAATGATGAATTTGACAATGCAGTAATGAACATCAAGGCGTTATCCATCTCGTAA
- a CDS encoding RagB/SusD family nutrient uptake outer membrane protein yields MNTRKYIIKAIVLVFSSILMMACTDLDEELYDRVTSENFIQTRDDVYRTFLRTFEHGYWTVQGDQYILQELSADQMMTPNRQGDWFDGGTYIRAHKHEWTPEDAYVNNAWGNLYTGIVQATNSMEDIAALDPTKFGMNEAEQMQLLAELKTMRAWYYLRLFDFYRNIEIITAVKGETKGKPQSTPQETFSFIETELKDALPDLLSKGDPGTAAFDGRWTKAGAMALLARLYLNAQVYIGEDKYAECAQICQDLINGVYGEYGIEERWDAPFDYNNDDSKETIFAFPGTFGRSHWQYTEGMYWWMAPYNVDKYFGFSEFGGSNPRFSMQPGKDVDNVEYSFNLGKPFVKFQKYPDDIRIKKYKNIGHSTREGMFLMGYLTYNDNQDTVKSSRGYNLYIRDQVGHFEDLKPGQELADKESNMNHADQNSGIYPVKYPFYPDESPNKIESDYVEIRMAEAYYMLAECKFRNGNLSEASTLLNEVRGRYYPQGSESLYALDGSELTEQELLDEWGREFLAEGRRRTDLIRFGKFTTGNWWDKEPDNSTHLRIFPLGRNVLNVNPQLVQNPGYN; encoded by the coding sequence ATGAATACCAGAAAATATATCATTAAAGCAATAGTATTAGTATTTTCTTCCATCTTGATGATGGCTTGTACCGATTTGGACGAGGAATTATACGACAGGGTGACGTCTGAGAATTTCATCCAGACGCGCGATGACGTTTACAGGACCTTTCTAAGGACCTTCGAACACGGTTATTGGACTGTCCAAGGTGATCAGTACATTCTACAGGAGCTTTCAGCTGATCAAATGATGACCCCTAACCGTCAGGGAGATTGGTTTGACGGTGGCACTTATATCCGCGCCCACAAACATGAATGGACACCGGAGGACGCTTATGTCAATAATGCCTGGGGGAATCTTTATACGGGTATCGTTCAAGCGACGAATTCCATGGAGGATATCGCAGCATTAGATCCGACAAAGTTTGGGATGAATGAAGCAGAGCAAATGCAATTATTGGCAGAATTGAAAACCATGAGGGCATGGTATTACCTTAGACTATTTGATTTTTACAGAAATATTGAAATCATCACTGCTGTAAAAGGAGAAACTAAAGGTAAACCCCAATCCACTCCTCAAGAGACTTTTTCTTTTATTGAAACCGAGTTGAAGGATGCCCTTCCTGATTTATTGAGCAAAGGTGATCCAGGAACAGCGGCTTTTGATGGTCGGTGGACCAAAGCGGGAGCTATGGCATTATTAGCAAGGCTCTACCTAAATGCTCAAGTCTATATTGGAGAAGATAAATATGCGGAATGTGCACAAATTTGTCAGGATTTAATCAATGGCGTTTATGGAGAATATGGAATAGAAGAAAGATGGGATGCGCCTTTTGATTACAATAATGACGATAGTAAAGAAACCATTTTTGCTTTCCCTGGCACTTTTGGTAGATCCCACTGGCAATATACTGAGGGCATGTATTGGTGGATGGCTCCCTATAATGTGGACAAATATTTTGGTTTCTCGGAATTTGGAGGCTCTAACCCGAGGTTTAGCATGCAGCCTGGAAAGGATGTAGACAATGTGGAATACAGCTTTAACCTTGGAAAACCATTTGTCAAATTCCAAAAATACCCTGATGACATCCGCATAAAGAAATATAAAAACATAGGCCATAGCACCAGAGAAGGTATGTTTCTTATGGGTTACCTCACTTATAACGATAATCAAGACACTGTCAAGTCTTCCAGAGGCTATAACCTTTATATCCGGGATCAAGTAGGACATTTCGAAGATCTAAAGCCTGGTCAGGAACTGGCAGATAAAGAATCTAACATGAATCATGCAGACCAAAACTCCGGAATCTATCCAGTCAAATACCCCTTCTATCCTGATGAATCCCCAAACAAAATCGAATCAGATTATGTAGAAATTCGTATGGCGGAAGCATACTATATGTTGGCTGAATGTAAGTTTAGAAATGGGAATTTATCAGAAGCATCGACCTTATTGAATGAGGTAAGAGGGAGGTATTATCCACAAGGATCGGAAAGTCTTTATGCATTGGACGGTAGCGAGCTAACTGAACAGGAACTTTTGGACGAATGGGGAAGAGAATTTCTAGCAGAAGGAAGGAGAAGAACTGATTTGATCCGCTTTGGAAAGTTCACCACGGGAAATTGGTGGGATAAGGAACCTGATAATTCCACACATCTGAGAATTTTCCCATTGGGAAGAAATGTACTTAATGTAAATCCCCAATTGGTTCAAAACCCTGGCTATAATTGA
- a CDS encoding type II toxin-antitoxin system HigB family toxin: MKNIIAVKNIVEFYQKHPDSRISLENWMAITKYAIWNKPSDVVLDFPDADPIKNNRVIFNIAGNKYRLIVQISYIRQWVFVKFIGTHAEYDKVDANTVEQY, from the coding sequence TTGAAAAATATCATTGCAGTCAAAAATATCGTTGAGTTTTATCAAAAGCACCCTGATTCAAGGATAAGCTTAGAAAACTGGATGGCTATTACAAAGTACGCTATATGGAATAAACCATCTGATGTGGTATTGGATTTTCCAGATGCTGACCCAATTAAAAATAACAGAGTGATATTTAATATTGCGGGCAATAAGTATCGGCTGATTGTTCAAATCAGTTATATCAGACAATGGGTATTTGTTAAATTTATAGGCACACATGCGGAGTATGATAAAGTTGATGCCAATACTGTTGAGCAGTATTAA
- a CDS encoding glycoside hydrolase family 97 protein, with protein sequence MQKVFIVLCFLYGITGSILAQSLRSPDGNLEMVFELDDKGTPFYSLNYKSQEVINKSGMGFDLKNDDVDLIDNFKVESSGITTFDNTWKPVWGEEASIRNHYNEMEIKLRQQNSNRILVLRFRLFDSGLGFRYEFPEQSELAYFVISDEKTEFAMAGDHTAFWIPGDYDTQEYDYTRSKLSEIRAIMEEAVTENLSQTSFSPTGVQTALMMKSENGLYINLHEAALVDYPAMHLELDDKTMVFESWLTPDVNGDKAYMQTPGHTPWRTIIVSDDAREVLASRITLNLNEPCKIEDTSWIKPVKYIGVWWEMITGKSSWAYTNELAAVKLGTSDYTKVKPNGTHGATTENVKKYIDFAAKHGFDAVLVEGWNIGWEDWFGHSKDYVFDFVTPYPDFDLKEIHNYAQSKGIEMIMHHETSGSVRNYERHMDEAYKFMNDNGYHAVKSGYVGNILPRGDNHYSQWIVNHYQYAIEKAADYKIMVNAHEAVRPTGICRTYPNLIGNESARGTEYQAFGGSKPNHVTILPFTRLIGGPMDYTPGIFEMDISQINPDNNSHVNSTLCNQLALYVTMYSPLQMAADLPENYDRFPDAFEFIKEVPVDWDQSKYLEAEPGDYLTIARKEKDRPNWYVGNVNGLESRTVKVSLDFLEKGKKYIATIYGDTKDAHYKENPQAYEIRTEKVNNKSTIKQFTAPGGGFAISIVPDEK encoded by the coding sequence ATGCAAAAAGTATTTATAGTCCTGTGTTTCCTTTATGGGATCACAGGAAGTATCCTTGCCCAAAGCCTAAGATCACCGGACGGTAATCTTGAGATGGTATTTGAACTTGATGATAAGGGAACACCCTTTTATTCTCTGAATTACAAAAGTCAAGAAGTCATTAATAAGAGCGGTATGGGCTTCGATCTTAAAAATGACGATGTTGACCTTATAGATAATTTTAAAGTCGAAAGTAGTGGAATCACTACTTTCGATAATACATGGAAACCCGTTTGGGGTGAGGAAGCCTCCATTAGAAACCATTACAATGAGATGGAAATCAAATTAAGGCAGCAGAATTCCAACAGAATATTGGTTTTGCGCTTTAGGTTGTTTGATAGTGGTTTAGGGTTTAGGTATGAATTTCCAGAGCAATCAGAACTGGCCTATTTTGTTATTAGTGATGAAAAAACAGAATTTGCGATGGCTGGGGACCATACTGCATTTTGGATTCCTGGAGATTACGACACTCAGGAATACGATTATACCCGGTCAAAACTGTCAGAGATAAGGGCGATCATGGAGGAAGCTGTTACAGAAAATCTTTCCCAAACTTCCTTTTCACCAACAGGAGTTCAGACTGCTTTGATGATGAAGTCGGAAAATGGCTTGTATATCAATCTTCATGAAGCAGCATTGGTCGATTATCCAGCCATGCATTTGGAGCTGGATGATAAGACTATGGTTTTTGAATCTTGGCTAACACCGGATGTCAATGGGGATAAGGCTTATATGCAAACCCCTGGTCATACTCCTTGGAGGACTATCATTGTCTCAGATGATGCCAGAGAGGTGCTAGCCTCCAGAATTACGTTAAACTTAAACGAGCCTTGCAAAATTGAAGATACTTCATGGATAAAGCCGGTCAAATACATTGGAGTTTGGTGGGAAATGATAACAGGAAAGAGCAGTTGGGCATACACTAATGAACTTGCTGCAGTTAAATTGGGGACCTCCGATTATACAAAGGTTAAACCCAATGGCACACACGGAGCTACAACAGAAAACGTCAAAAAATATATTGACTTTGCGGCTAAGCATGGTTTTGATGCTGTCCTTGTGGAAGGCTGGAATATAGGTTGGGAAGATTGGTTTGGCCATTCAAAAGATTATGTTTTTGATTTTGTCACTCCATATCCAGATTTTGATTTGAAGGAAATCCACAATTACGCCCAGAGTAAAGGAATAGAAATGATCATGCACCATGAAACTTCTGGTTCTGTCAGGAATTATGAACGCCATATGGATGAAGCCTACAAATTCATGAATGACAATGGTTATCATGCTGTAAAAAGCGGTTATGTAGGTAATATTTTACCAAGAGGAGACAACCACTACAGTCAGTGGATTGTCAACCACTATCAATATGCCATCGAAAAAGCAGCTGATTATAAAATTATGGTCAATGCCCATGAAGCAGTTCGGCCAACAGGAATTTGCAGAACTTATCCCAACCTAATTGGCAATGAATCAGCAAGAGGAACAGAATATCAGGCATTTGGTGGTTCTAAACCTAACCATGTAACAATTTTACCATTTACCAGATTGATTGGGGGACCTATGGATTATACACCTGGCATTTTTGAAATGGATATCAGCCAAATTAATCCTGACAACAATTCCCATGTTAACAGTACCTTATGCAATCAACTGGCACTTTATGTGACCATGTATAGTCCATTGCAGATGGCTGCTGATCTGCCTGAAAACTATGATCGTTTTCCTGATGCATTTGAATTCATCAAGGAAGTTCCCGTAGACTGGGACCAAAGTAAATATTTAGAAGCAGAACCAGGCGATTACCTTACCATTGCTAGAAAAGAAAAGGACAGACCAAATTGGTATGTGGGCAATGTTAATGGACTGGAATCCAGAACAGTAAAAGTAAGTCTTGACTTTTTGGAGAAGGGCAAAAAATATATAGCTACCATTTATGGTGATACCAAAGATGCCCATTATAAAGAAAACCCACAGGCCTATGAAATCCGAACTGAGAAAGTGAACAACAAATCAACTATTAAACAATTTACTGCCCCTGGTGGAGGTTTTGCCATCAGTATTGTGCCTGATGAGAAATAA
- a CDS encoding helix-turn-helix domain-containing protein — MKWDKVITSEMEYQNALKRLSEIFDAVPDTPEGMEAELLVTLIEKYEKEHFPVSMPEPIAAIREVMERKGIKDKDLIPVMGSKSAVSLVLNRKRPLTIDMIRNLSDFLGLPVEVLIQPYEINGDRKVGV, encoded by the coding sequence ATGAAATGGGATAAAGTAATTACTTCGGAAATGGAATATCAGAACGCCTTAAAACGCTTATCTGAAATATTTGACGCTGTTCCCGATACACCAGAAGGTATGGAGGCGGAATTGCTGGTGACCTTGATCGAAAAGTATGAAAAGGAGCATTTCCCAGTTTCAATGCCGGAACCTATAGCTGCTATTCGCGAAGTGATGGAAAGAAAGGGGATTAAAGATAAAGATTTGATTCCTGTGATGGGGAGTAAGTCTGCAGTCAGCCTTGTACTCAATAGAAAAAGACCTCTTACTATAGATATGATTAGAAATTTATCTGATTTTTTAGGGCTTCCTGTTGAAGTCTTAATACAGCCTTATGAAATCAATGGAGATCGGAAAGTAGGAGTTTGA